The following nucleotide sequence is from Candidatus Jordarchaeales archaeon.
AAAGATTTTTCTTTAACACAGCGACGGGCGAACGCTACATTACCTCAAGCACTTTTCCTGTTCCTTGGGGAGCTACTATTTCTCCATGTTCCATTACAATAACGCCGTTAACTATCGTTATTTCGGGTTTTCCTTTCGTCTTCCATCCTTCGAAGGGTGAATATTTGGCCTTCGAATAGAACTTTTCAGGTTTAATTTTATCCTTTTTCTTCAAGTCAATAATAGTTAGATCTGCGTCATATCCTTCCTCTATTCTTCCCTTGTTTTCAATTCTGAAGAGCCGAGAAGGGTTTTCGGAGAAAACTTCAACTAACTTTTGTAAAGTTATCCTTCCTTTATTAAGTTGAGTTAACATTAATGGGAGGGTAGTTTCTAGTCCTGGAAATCCTGGTGCCGCTTCATTGAGCCGTGCTTCTTTCTCGTCCTTTAGATGAGGAGCGTGATCACTTGCAAGCACATCAATTGTTCCATCGTTGAGAGCTGTCCAAAGAGCCTTTATATCCTCGTTACTCCTTAGAGGGGGGAGAACCTTTAAAAGAGAACCCTTTTTCTCCAGGGCTTCTTGGGATAGCAAAAGGTGGTGGGGGGTTACCTCACATGAAAAATGGGGAAAAAAGAGTTTCATTTTCTTTACAATCTCTATGGTAGACTTCGATGTGATGTGGCACAAGTGTAATTGGCAACTCGTTTTGATTGCCATCTCTATGTACAGTAGGGCGGCTGTTGTTTCTATGTAGGAAGAGTGTAATTGAAGGAAGCTGCGGGGGGAGTTGTAGGTTTCTTCTACTGGGAGCTCGGGGTGAACGGCCACTGGTTTTCGGTTTAAGGCAGCGGCTTCGAAGAATGAACGTAGAAGAGAAGATTTTTCTCTCAAAATTTCAGGGTAAACTTTGAAGGCTATTATGCCTTCGTGGATTATTTCCTTAACTTCTTCGGGTTTATGAGGGAAGAGAGCATAGAACCCGACGTTAACGACGGATTTCCGGCCGGCAATACGCTTCTTCATTTTTATTACTTCAGCGGAGTCCGTCCTAGGAATAGTGTTTGGCATATCTAAAACTGTTGTTATTCCACCTGCTGCAGCCGCGCATGTTCCAGTGTAATAATCTTCTTTGTACGTTTGATTTAGATCCCTCAAATGGACGTGTACATCTATTAGTCCAGGTAGAACCACCTTATGCCTTGCGTCTACGATTCTTTCTCCAGTGCCTTGGAATTGTTTGCAGACCTTGACTATCCTGCCGGAAGATATTACTATTTCTCCTTCCACAATATGCTTTCTCCAGAAGAACCTGGCATTTCGTATCACGAGATCAGGCTGCAATGCGAGACACCCTAGATCTTAAGGAAGCGAGAACCTGTTAGCCACTAGTCTCGTAAAGTCTGTTTTGGTGATTATTCCAACAAGGCGGCCCTCTTTACTTACTACGGGTGCTGCTTTGATCCGTTCTTTAACAAATTTTTCAACGGCAGAACTTATCTTTTCATCAGGCAAAAGGGGGGGTATCATTTTCATGACATTTGAGACTTCTATCTGCTTTATGCGTGTATCTTGATATCTTTCCGGGACGGCGTCGCGAAACTCTGCAAGATACCTTGCAATCATTCCTTCTGTTACGAAGCCGACAAGTTGTCCACTTTCGATGACTGGTAAGCTACTTATCCCTTTTTCGAGCATTATTCGTCTAGCATTTGTTATTTTCTCGTAAGGAGGTATCGTTATCGGGTTTGGAGTCATAAGCTGCGAAACTGTGATCGTTTTCACCTTCGAACAAAGTTTGGTCATCGTAGACTTTGTAACCAAGCCCACCAATTCGTCTTTCTCTACCACAGGGAGACCCGATATCTTTTTTTCTATCATTATTTTCGCTGCGTCTACAACATCCAGTTCGGGAGGAATCGTTATCGGATTAAGAGTCATGGCGCTTGAAACATGTATGCTCGACGCTTGGAGAGTCCCTATTCTACTAGAACCCAACCTGTCAAGTATGTCCCTCTCCGTTAGTATGCCGACAAGCTTCCCGTTATTCAATACTAATAGGCGGGAAACTCTGTTTTTCACCATTAACTCTATTGCGAAGGAGAGAGAGGCGTCTTTATCAACAACGATAAGGTCTCTAGTCATAACCTCCTTGACTAACAAGAAAGTTCACCCTTGTAAGTAAACATTTTTTTCGATATTCCTTGAACAAAGTTTTTATTAAAATCTTTTGAAAGACAACGGACATGTTGTGTTTTTATACGCTTTGTAAGCAACTCTTAAGGGGAGTATGGATGACCTTATGGTCAAACTATGTCTATGGAGCTTTAATCATAACTTTACTAACCTTCTGTGTTTTATATGTAAGAGCGAGAAAAACTTATGTGGGAAGTTTCAGTAAGGGGGTGTACTACAAGCACTTTAAATGGGTTTTAGCGGCAGCTCTTAAAGTTGCCTACCTACCTATTCAAACAGCCCATAAAGGTGACAAGGGAGGCGAGCAGCAGTTCTTCCATCATTTCCAGCATTTTGTATCAATGTGGCAAGAAATAGATGAGGCAAGCTACGAGTTGAAAGTAACTGGAAAAGAGGTAGCAGTATTCTTCCACATTTTTGGTAAAAGTCTTTCGTTGTCTAGGGCTGCTAAAAAATTAAAGAAAAACATATTGTCTGTTAAGACGAGTTTAGAGACACGTTTTCCAGGACTTGTTCTTTCACCCATAACGTCAGACGAAGTTAAGGAAGTCTTTAAGTTGCATCATGGAAGACCGGTCTCTGCTAAGAAAAAGATATTGAACGTAAAGCTCCCCGACGGAGAAAATAAGATCTGTGTTTTAATGCTTACAAAAAATGTTGATCAGTTCCATGGTGGGATAAGTCAGATAGATATGCTCGCCAGAAGTCTCATTCAGCTTGACGCTAATGTTAGCTTTGTGGTTTGTTTTAAACCTATAAAGAAAAAGTTTCTATTGAAACACAATAAAGATGATCAAGTGCAGGCTGAAAAAGCAACAGGGTTGTGGAATACGTCATGTTACGTATTACTTGAGTTAACTAATGATGATGAGCTGGAGCTTAAAGTCTTACGACTTAAAAACATTCTATCAACAGTTTTTTCTGGTCCGACAGAAAAACCCGAGATAAAGGTGTTGCGAGGACGTACCTTAAAGAGAAAATATTATACTCTTTCGATGAGAGGATTTTTAGGAAAATCGTTTGAAATTACAAGCATAAAACTTTCAGCATTGACAGCTTTACCCGGAAAAGGAGTACCGGGTTTAAACTTAAGGGTCAAACCAGAGTTTAACATACCCCCTGAAAAACTGCTTCAGGGTGACGGTGTAAGAGTGGGATATGTCGTGTTTGAGGACAAAAAACTTTTCCCGTTTAACCTCAAACTAGAGCAGCTCAGAAAGGGTGTAGCGGTACTTGGAGCCATAGGTAGCGGAAAAACGCGAATGGTTATGAAGATTGCTAAAGATGTTATCGCCAATCACAAAATACCCGTACTTATATTTGAGAGCAAAGGAGAGTTCGCTTCCCTCATAAAGGAACTACCACCTGACGTACTTGCCAAAACAATTATCTTGAGGCCAGGAAGCCCTTACGCGCCCTTAAAAATAAACTTATTTGACCCGGGCGACATGATCCCCGAGGAGTACGCTCGCCGTCTTTTCGGGTTACTCAGTGCTATTTTTCGTTCCCTGTTTAGAGAGGATAGTGAATTGACGGTTCAAATGGCGAGGGTACTAAACGAAGTACTCTTCGAAACTTTAAGAAGAGAAGAAACTAGAAGCATTGAAGGCTTCCTTCGAGTTCTAAAAGAGTATGCCAAGCGAGAAACACAAATTCCAAATGTATTGAGCACGATCAATGCCTTAGAAGCAAGAATGAATATTTTCCTTAGAGGTATTCTTGGAGAAATATTTAATACCAAGAAATCTAATGTGAACATAGAGGACCTATTAGGAAACATGACTATAATAGATTTCAGTTACCTCTTTTCAAACGGAGGAAGCAAAGAAGATGCACAGTTGATAATGAATCTAGTGATGCTGCACGTTTTTCAAGCAGGGTTAAAGAGAATGAACGTAAACACTCTGTCACATTTGGTCATCGTTGACGACGCAAGATTCTTGATTCCAGAAGTCTTCGTAAGGCGTAGCACAAGTGACACGACTGCAATCGAGGACATGATTACGCTTGAAAGAGGAAAGGGGCAGGGGCTGATACTTGTTTGCCAAGACCCTTCAGTGTCACGGATAGCACTTGCAAATTGTAACACAAGGATAATTTTTAGGCTTTCATTTAAATCCCAATCCGAGGAAGAGTTCATTAGAATGTCGCTTAACCTTCCAGAGGAACAAAGAGAGTTCCTCCTAACACAGCCCAACCGTTCAGCGATAGTAAAAATCCCGGAGTTTCCGCACCCGTTCCCGATAGTAACAGAAGAATACGATATTATAGAAGTACCCCCAACAGTTATAGAAAGACACAACAAAACATATCACCCATATCTTTTCGGTGAAGAAGAAATTGATGTTGACAAGTTCCTAGAATGGATGGTGAGTGTAGGGCCTGTAACTTTTGAGGATGTGGCAAGGCAGATGAAAATTAGCATGAGCAATGCTATAAGAACTATAAGAGAGTTAGAAAGAAAAGGGTATGTAACAACAATGGAAAATGGACTGATCTTCATAAGGGATTCTTATAAAACGGGCGGTTTACATAGTTCCTAAGTTAAAGATTTCTCCTTAATGTAACGGGCATATGCCTTCTTAAGAGCTTCTATTGCCGGAAGTTTTTCGCCAGCAAGGAAGGACAACATTGCTTTTCCGCCCGTGCTAATGTAATTTATTTTCGGCGAAATATTGTACTTCTCTAGGACTTCAATTGTGTGACCTCCTCCGGCTAGGGAGAAACCTCGCGACTCGGCTATAGCGTTGAAGAGCTCCTTTGTTCCCTTACTAAACCGTTCGTCCTCGTAAACTCCAGCCGGACCATTCACCACTATTGTTCCTGCTTCATGCAAGATCTTCGTAAAACACGTGATGCTCTGCTCACCCAAATCTTTTACTTGAGCATTCTGAGGAAGAGAGTCGATGTCAACCTCCACTCGTTCACCGTTCAAGTCTACGGCAAAATCAGATGGAAGCACTATTTTATCACCGAAATCGTTCATTAAGCCGCGTATTTTGTCAAAATACTCCGGCACGCCCTTAGAAATTAACAGCCTTTTATTAACTTCCCCTACATCAATTCCCTTTGCCGCTGCAAAAGCAACTGCTAAAAGTCCTGCTATCAGTAGTTTGTCAGCAATATCTTTTCTCAAAACGTTTTCTGCAACCTTAAAGCTGTCGTCGATTTTCGATCCTCCAAGGAGGTACACGCAGGGTCGCTTGGGGTTATTCATAACACTTGAAAGAACGTTTACTTCAGATTCCATCAGCCTTCCTGCCGCCGACGGAAGAACTTCAGTAAAAGCAACAAGCGATACATGGTCACGGTGCGCTGCTGGAAAAGCATCATTGACAAAAAAGTCAGATACTGCAGAGAGACTTTTAACTAAATTCGTCTTTAATTGCTCACTGATCTTTTTAACTTTCGTTTCCTCACCAACAAACCTAACATTTTCAAGAAGGAGAATCTCGGAAGGTTTTAAGTTCTTAATAGCGGAAATCGCTTTATCCCCGCAAACATCGTCAACATACTTAATGTTAATGCCAAGAAGCTCGCTTGCAGTTTCAGCGTGACGTTTCAGCGGCACGAAGTCACTTTCTCCCTCTCGACCTTGATGCGAAAGAGCCACCACTTTTGCACCTTTCTCTGCAAGTTCAATTAAAGTTTCACCATGACGCTTTATCTTAAAAGTTTCTTTAAGTGAACCCGTCTCTGGGTCTATAGGTGAATTTATATCTATTCTAACAAGGACAGTTTTACCGTCAAAGTTAAAATCATCTAACGTAAAAAACTCTTTGCCCATGAGAAAACCTCCTCACCCAGAGACTGGGTGATTAAGGATTCTTCACTATTTAAAAATTTTTTCAAAACATAAAGAAGTGAAGAAGGAGGAAGTGAAAGCTTACGGAGGGATGAACAATATTTCTCGCTTCAACGGGAATAGGAAGCCACCCTATAGGAGATTTTAGAAAAATAGTTGGAGACATACTTTCATCTGGAACAAAAATCCCTTATATGCCTCAGTCGGTAAATGACAACATGATATATCAGTTCCACAACGTCATACCAGGATTACTACTCGAAGGCGGAAATGTATTCCTAGATTTATCCACGATAGAGAAGGTGAAGAACTTTAATAACTATAAGGGGGAGCTGAGACTAAAAGACATGCACCTACTACCGTCAGGAATGTTTCTAAAACGAGAATTCATAGAGGGGCTTCACGTTCTTCAAGAGGAGCTAGAAGTTAGCAAACCGAACATTTGGGGCGTAAAAGGAGAGATAACTGGACCGATGACGGAGGCATACAGCATAACTGTGATTCCCAAACGCAGTAAGGCGATACATGACGATGAAATTTTTGACGTTATTGTTAAAACAACATGTGAGGTAGCCGTATGGCTCTCATCGAAGATAGCAGAAATTACCAGGAAAGTGGTGGGTAAAGACGGAGCGGCTATCTTGTTTGTGGACGAACCTCTTCTCCCCCTAGTCCTCAGAGAACATGATGCCAATGAAGTTAAGGAGGCGCTAGAGCGCGTTCTTAAAAAAATTAAATGTAAAAAAGGAGTGCACGTATGCGACGAACCAGCCTCTGTTGCCGACATGATACTCGAACTCGGAGTAGATTACTTCTCATTTGACATGAAAAAGTATCCTAAAACACTGGAAATTATTGATAGGGAAAGACTTAAACAACATATCGCAGAGGGAAAAGGATTTGCCTTCGGCGTGACGCCAAACACGCCAGAATCCATAATGGATGAGGGAACATTGTACAAGGCATATAAAAGAGAAGTAAATATTGAAGAGTTCCTTCCAACACCCCATGAAATAGCTAAAACCCTGACCAGTAATTTGGAGAAAGTTAAGGAAGAAGTTAACTTAGAGGACCTCGTTATGGGGTCACTCTTAACACCACAATGTGGTTTCAGAAGCTTCACTGTACCAAACCCCGAAGAGGGGGAAAAGATTGTCAGAATTCTCCTAGAAAGACAAGAAAAAGCAGCACAAATAATCCGTGAAAAATATGGAATTCATAAAGAAAAAGCTTAACATTCTTTCTTTTCTTAATTTAGTTAAGCCCCATATTTTTTAGACAGCCCTAAGTAATCAATTAGTATTGGCATTAGGAAGCGCGCTTGCACTCTGCCAAGCCCGCCTTTAGCGCACTCCCTTTCACCAAAACGCTTAACATCGTCGGTTCTGACACCCGGACCAGCTATGACTACGGGCACAGGATCACCAGTATGTTCTCTAACAGATACTGGAGTGGTGTGATCAGCTGTCAAGACGATGTACGTAGTGTTTAAGTCCACATGATCCAGAAGGAAGCTGACAAGCGCATCAGCTTTCTCTATCATGTACACTTTTTTCTTTACATCTCCATCGTGGCTGGCATTGTCAGCTCCCTTTATGTGCAGGAAAACCAAGTCGTATTCACCCAAGAGTTTTAGCGCAGCGCGCCCCATAGCGATAGTGTCTGTATCGAAGCTTCCAGTAACTCCTTCAACTTCAACTACATCCATTCCAGCGGCTTTACAAACACCTCTAACTAGGGCGTTCGCTACTATACAGGCCGCCCTTAAACCATAAAGCTCTCTAAGAGACGGCATCGACGGTAGTTTCCCAGCTCCTCGAAGCAAAAGTATGTTCGCTGGGAGTAGGCCTCTTTTCTCTCTTTCAACATTAAGGGGATGGTTTCTGAGAACTTCATAGGAGTAACGCGTAAATTCGTTGACTATGCTTGCAGTTTTTCTAGCTTCAAAGCTAGAGTCCAGTGGAGTAGCCTCAAGAACTCTTTCTTTCTTATGTGGGTCAGTATCCGAAACCATGTGTGACAAGCCCGGCCCTTTTAACACCACAACACACCTATGTTCAGTGGTATGCTTAACAACGATTCTAACGTCGTGAAAAAGATTTGAGCGAAAACCGTTAAGCGCCTCTGCCAATTTATCTCCCTCGGGGATTATTCTGCCGGCACGACGATCGACAACGACCATGTCGTTGTTAACAGTAGCGAAATTAGCCCTAAAAGCCACATCTTCACTATTTACCTCAATTCCCGCCCCTAACGCTTCTAGCCCCCCTCTCCCCCTATAGACCGCGTAAGGATCATATCCAAAAAGGGATAAGTGCGCAACGTCACTTCCTGGGGGTATACCAGGAGAAATTATGTCAAGTATTCCACAGACTCCTATTTCAGCCAGTTTGTCCATTCCAGGTTTAAAAGCAACTTCAAGAGGTGTTAAACCATTTAATGAGGGAACCGGTCTGTCTGCCATTCCATCGACAACAATAAAAATTATGTTTTTCTTTTCAGACAAAACCATCACTCCTCTATAACTTCTCGTATATTGGTTCCCGCGACCCAAAATTAAAATTTAATTCTCGTTGTTTTATGGGAACGACATTCCAAGAAATCACACTAAAAATAAACAACAAAGATTTAAAATAAATGTATTCAACGTGTGGTGACGATTGATTGGACGTGAAGGCGATGGTTGAGAATGAAGAAGGGTTAATAGAAAACTACAACAGAGTGCTGAGAGACTTATCCCCAAACTTACCTGAAAGAGTGTATATATGGGATGAAACTTTAAGGGATGGAGAACAAACGGCAGGTGTTTTCTTAACAATCGACGAAAAAATAGAGATAGCCAAACTTCTAGACGAAGTTGGGGTAAGTATTATCGTTCCAGGCTACCCCGCAGTCTCAAAAACGGAGAAGGAGGCTGTTAAAAGAATAGCTGGAGAAAACCTGGACAATAGCATAGTAGCAGCCCCAGCTAGACCTAAAAAGGAAGACATAGATGCATGCTTGGAGTGTGACGTGAAAGAAATACCGATATTTATGCCGACAAGTAGAATACTGTTGAAATACTCGTTAAACATGCAACTCCAAGAAGCAGTAGAAATGCTCTCAGACGCCATAGCGTATACACTCGACCACGGTGTGAAGGTGGATTTCGTAGCTGAAGACGCAACACGGGCAAAAATGGAAGACCTAATTTACATAACCAAAAGAGCTGTAGAAGAAGGAGCGAGAAAGGTAATAATCGCAGACACCGTTGGTGTAATGCACCCCCTCTCAATGAAGTATTTAATACGCAACTTGCGTGAAGCACTTAAGGGGGCACAAGTGGGGTTAGCGGTCCACTGCCATAACGACCTCGGACTAGCTACTGCTAACACGTTAGCAGCTGTTGAAGAAGGAGTAATTTACCCACATACATGTGTAAATGGCTACGGTGAAAGAGCAGGAAACGCCGCTTTTGAAGAAGTAGTTGTTGCATTAGAAATATTCTATGGAGTGAAAACAGGGATAAAGCTAGACAAGATATATGAAGTCTCACAGTTCGTGGAAAAGTGCTTCGCAATACCCCTACCATTCCATAAACCCCTAGTTGGCGAAAACGCATTCACACATGAGAGCGGCATCCATGTTAAAGCACTCTTGCAACACAAACTGACATACCAACCAATACCACCAGAAGCTATAGGTAGACAAGCTGAGTACCTACTAGGTAAATTTACGGGCAGCAACATAGTGCACCATATACTAAAAAGCAAGGGAATAGAAGTTGCAAGAGAACAACTCAGAGAAATAGTCGAAAAAATAAAAGAACTTCAGGAAAACAAAGGCAAAATAGTGGCCAGAGAAGCATATTCAAAGATAAAACAATTGATGAAAGAAATTAGAAGAAGTGTGACTGAAAGAGAACTACTAGAAATAACTAACGAATTGCTACAGAAAAGAGGGGTAAGCGAACTAATCAGCTGAAACCTACACCTTCTAAAGGTTAATAACGCTCAATCCTCGCCACAGAATTTCTCCCAAAACTAAAACAGGAAGAAAGAATCCCCTTTAATCTAAAAAATCACAAAAATGGAAAAAGCGAAAGGAAAAAGATAAATAGCCTCCTTCTCTGAAAGAATTCTTGGAACCCACGGGGGCGTGGTCTAGATATCGGGCAGCTGAAGCCCCGATAGGGGAGCCTGGTATGAGCCCGATAGGTCCTCCTGTCGGGGTATAATTCCTGCCTGGGGCGCAGAGCGGTGTAGGGTATTCTACACCGTTAACGTAAGCGGTCCCGAGTTCAAATCTCGGCGCCCCCACCAACAATTTTCTTAATAAAAGTTTATCTTTACATAAGAATTCTGATTATAACAAGTTTTTAAATTGTTGTTTTCCTTAAGTTGGAGGAAGAAAAACATTAAAGTCTTCTTAGTTCGAGTTA
It contains:
- a CDS encoding 2,3-bisphosphoglycerate-independent phosphoglycerate mutase, with protein sequence MSEKKNIIFIVVDGMADRPVPSLNGLTPLEVAFKPGMDKLAEIGVCGILDIISPGIPPGSDVAHLSLFGYDPYAVYRGRGGLEALGAGIEVNSEDVAFRANFATVNNDMVVVDRRAGRIIPEGDKLAEALNGFRSNLFHDVRIVVKHTTEHRCVVVLKGPGLSHMVSDTDPHKKERVLEATPLDSSFEARKTASIVNEFTRYSYEVLRNHPLNVEREKRGLLPANILLLRGAGKLPSMPSLRELYGLRAACIVANALVRGVCKAAGMDVVEVEGVTGSFDTDTIAMGRAALKLLGEYDLVFLHIKGADNASHDGDVKKKVYMIEKADALVSFLLDHVDLNTTYIVLTADHTTPVSVREHTGDPVPVVIAGPGVRTDDVKRFGERECAKGGLGRVQARFLMPILIDYLGLSKKYGA
- a CDS encoding phosphoglycerate kinase, which gives rise to MGKEFFTLDDFNFDGKTVLVRIDINSPIDPETGSLKETFKIKRHGETLIELAEKGAKVVALSHQGREGESDFVPLKRHAETASELLGINIKYVDDVCGDKAISAIKNLKPSEILLLENVRFVGEETKVKKISEQLKTNLVKSLSAVSDFFVNDAFPAAHRDHVSLVAFTEVLPSAAGRLMESEVNVLSSVMNNPKRPCVYLLGGSKIDDSFKVAENVLRKDIADKLLIAGLLAVAFAAAKGIDVGEVNKRLLISKGVPEYFDKIRGLMNDFGDKIVLPSDFAVDLNGERVEVDIDSLPQNAQVKDLGEQSITCFTKILHEAGTIVVNGPAGVYEDERFSKGTKELFNAIAESRGFSLAGGGHTIEVLEKYNISPKINYISTGGKAMLSFLAGEKLPAIEALKKAYARYIKEKSLT
- a CDS encoding DUF87 domain-containing protein, translating into MLCFYTLCKQLLRGVWMTLWSNYVYGALIITLLTFCVLYVRARKTYVGSFSKGVYYKHFKWVLAAALKVAYLPIQTAHKGDKGGEQQFFHHFQHFVSMWQEIDEASYELKVTGKEVAVFFHIFGKSLSLSRAAKKLKKNILSVKTSLETRFPGLVLSPITSDEVKEVFKLHHGRPVSAKKKILNVKLPDGENKICVLMLTKNVDQFHGGISQIDMLARSLIQLDANVSFVVCFKPIKKKFLLKHNKDDQVQAEKATGLWNTSCYVLLELTNDDELELKVLRLKNILSTVFSGPTEKPEIKVLRGRTLKRKYYTLSMRGFLGKSFEITSIKLSALTALPGKGVPGLNLRVKPEFNIPPEKLLQGDGVRVGYVVFEDKKLFPFNLKLEQLRKGVAVLGAIGSGKTRMVMKIAKDVIANHKIPVLIFESKGEFASLIKELPPDVLAKTIILRPGSPYAPLKINLFDPGDMIPEEYARRLFGLLSAIFRSLFREDSELTVQMARVLNEVLFETLRREETRSIEGFLRVLKEYAKRETQIPNVLSTINALEARMNIFLRGILGEIFNTKKSNVNIEDLLGNMTIIDFSYLFSNGGSKEDAQLIMNLVMLHVFQAGLKRMNVNTLSHLVIVDDARFLIPEVFVRRSTSDTTAIEDMITLERGKGQGLILVCQDPSVSRIALANCNTRIIFRLSFKSQSEEEFIRMSLNLPEEQREFLLTQPNRSAIVKIPEFPHPFPIVTEEYDIIEVPPTVIERHNKTYHPYLFGEEEIDVDKFLEWMVSVGPVTFEDVARQMKISMSNAIRTIRELERKGYVTTMENGLIFIRDSYKTGGLHSS
- a CDS encoding dihydroorotase family protein — protein: MQPDLVIRNARFFWRKHIVEGEIVISSGRIVKVCKQFQGTGERIVDARHKVVLPGLIDVHVHLRDLNQTYKEDYYTGTCAAAAGGITTVLDMPNTIPRTDSAEVIKMKKRIAGRKSVVNVGFYALFPHKPEEVKEIIHEGIIAFKVYPEILREKSSLLRSFFEAAALNRKPVAVHPELPVEETYNSPRSFLQLHSSYIETTAALLYIEMAIKTSCQLHLCHITSKSTIEIVKKMKLFFPHFSCEVTPHHLLLSQEALEKKGSLLKVLPPLRSNEDIKALWTALNDGTIDVLASDHAPHLKDEKEARLNEAAPGFPGLETTLPLMLTQLNKGRITLQKLVEVFSENPSRLFRIENKGRIEEGYDADLTIIDLKKKDKIKPEKFYSKAKYSPFEGWKTKGKPEITIVNGVIVMEHGEIVAPQGTGKVLEVM
- a CDS encoding CBS domain-containing protein, with the protein product MLVKEVMTRDLIVVDKDASLSFAIELMVKNRVSRLLVLNNGKLVGILTERDILDRLGSSRIGTLQASSIHVSSAMTLNPITIPPELDVVDAAKIMIEKKISGLPVVEKDELVGLVTKSTMTKLCSKVKTITVSQLMTPNPITIPPYEKITNARRIMLEKGISSLPVIESGQLVGFVTEGMIARYLAEFRDAVPERYQDTRIKQIEVSNVMKMIPPLLPDEKISSAVEKFVKERIKAAPVVSKEGRLVGIITKTDFTRLVANRFSLP